The Megalobrama amblycephala isolate DHTTF-2021 linkage group LG13, ASM1881202v1, whole genome shotgun sequence genome contains a region encoding:
- the LOC125243872 gene encoding uncharacterized protein LOC125243872 — protein MALFSSVFRRLFERFAHFLRRRETQSCAAQELAAVKKLPEECEAFDFTANDRKCRKRRRKVPEKCQLREREEEREVKIEGKISHKDEAEEESEPLRLEMIKKSGRVHLKKREMHSLEKLMEGGSELREAGVKKRKRRKLKQRKTTEPTPLLVEVKPLHTPVRSFFLKPIEEELPMLPSVSEHLSLPAAHFKPLPPVTKPPVSPQKLAPAPQVDPPKLLTVAPHPTPAADLFSSSQGRHPKRLPPSPTPAPDEVVALRRPPSRKPQPFTSSLFELPPELMLVDIEDEENEYVEYTGKTFRASDLLKSARPQTPEAQIKQRKIIAWLEKDSEMPEEAWESEVVEVQEFEEEDPSEMGDSSAIQGHASQKTDELTMKLFYVTSPDGPKNDTQHTVNVQEKCKRKAPPFLFTWAEEKAKKKGEKKIIKEKEQREKELLLERYMNDPKLKHLWINKHNRNYCFS, from the coding sequence ATGGCTCTGTTTAGCAGCGTTTTTAGACGACTGTTTGAGCGTTTCGCTCACTTCTTGCGCAGAAGGGAGACACAGTCATGTGCAGCACAAGAATTAGCGGCAGTAAAGAAACTTCCAGAGGAGTGTGAGGCCTTCGACTTCACTGCCAATGACCGGAAGTGCAGGAAGAGACGCcgcaaggtacctgagaagtgccagcttagagagagagaggaggaaagAGAGGTGAAAATAGAGGGAAAGATCAGTCATAAAGATGAGGCTGAAGAGGAGAGCGAGCCACTCAGACTTGAAATGATAAAGAAGAGTGGACGTGTGCatctgaaaaaaagagagatgcaCAGTCTGGAAAAGTTGATGGAGGGAGGAAGTGAGCTTAGGGAAGCTGGAGTAAAGAAAAGGAAGAGAAGAAAACTGAAGCAACGGAAGACCACAGAGCCAACACCACTTCTTGTGGAGGTCAAACCTCTGCATACTCCAGTCAGATCTTTCTTCTTGAAGCCAATAGAGGAAGAGCTACCAATGCTTCCAAGTGTCTCCGAACACCTCTCTCTACCAGCCGCTCACTTCAAACCCCTGCCGCCAGTGACAAAACCACCCGTGAGTCCTCAGAAACTGGCTCCAGCACCTCAAGTGGATCCTCCCAAACTGTTGACGGTTGCTCCACACCCCACTCCAGCTGCTGATTTGTTTTCTTCATCCCAAGGGCGTCATCCCAAACGACTTCCTCCGAGCCCGACTCCTGCACCTGATGAAGTTGTTGCTCTGCGACGTCCTCCCAGCCGGAAGCCTCAGCCGTTCACTTCTTCCCTGTTTGAGCTGCCTCCAGAACTCATGCTGGTTGATATAGAGGATGAGGAGAACGAGTATGTGGAGTACACAGGGAAGACCTTCCGGGCCAGCGACTTACTCAAGTCTGCACGCCCCCAAACGCCAGAGGCTCAAATTAAACAGAGAAAGATCATTGCTTGGTTGGAGAAGGACAGCGAGATGCCAGAGGAAGCATGGGAGAGTGAAGTGGTGGAGGTCCAGGAATTTGAGGAAGAGGACCCCAGTGAAATGGGAGACTCCAGCGCCATTCAAGGCCATGCCTCTCAGAAAACTGATGAGCTCACAATGAAGCTCTTCTATGTAACCTCTCCTGACGGTCCCAAGAATGATACCCAGCACACTGTGAACGTCCAGGAGAAGTGCAAAAGAAAAGCGCCACCTTTTCTGTTCACCTGGGCAGAGGAGAAGGCCAAGAAAAAGGGGGAGAAGAAAATAATCAAGGAGAAGGAGCAACGAGAAAAGGAGTTGCTGCTTGAACGCTACATGAACGATCCGAAACTGAAGCACTTGTGGATCAACAAGCACAACCGCAACTACTGCTTCTCCTAA